In Nocardioides sp. InS609-2, a single genomic region encodes these proteins:
- a CDS encoding VOC family protein yields MTHTHHTIDYIELNVTDLADSRSFYEQAFGWRFNDYGPEYAGIVAPSGDGEVGGLGVGRPPGPGGSLVILYSDDLDASVAAVEAAGGAVTEGPYDFPGGRRFLFADNSGNVLAVWSPS; encoded by the coding sequence ATGACGCACACACACCACACCATCGACTACATCGAGCTCAACGTGACCGACCTGGCGGACTCCCGCTCGTTCTACGAGCAGGCCTTCGGGTGGCGGTTCAACGACTACGGCCCCGAGTACGCCGGCATCGTTGCCCCGTCGGGTGACGGCGAGGTTGGCGGCCTCGGGGTGGGGCGGCCACCGGGCCCGGGCGGGTCGCTGGTGATCCTCTACTCCGACGACCTCGACGCCAGCGTTGCCGCGGTCGAGGCGGCCGGTGGCGCCGTCACCGAGGGCCCCTACGACTTCCCGGGTGGCCGGCGCTTCCTGTTCGCCGACAACAGTGGCAACGTCCTGGCGGTGTGGAGCCCTTCGTGA
- the serB gene encoding phosphoserine phosphatase SerB — MDALPEHHEDPPKTLLITLTGKDRPGVTSSIFSRLAAAGVEVLDIEQIVLRRRLVLGVLVTAPRDWKKLRTVIEETAAGLGMNVDVDRGVGDNKVRREGRSHVTIIGSPLKASAMAAIAGRIADSGANIDRIERMARYPVTAIDLHVSGTSPEQLRTLLAIEAATLGVDIAVQPANLMRRGMRLIVMDVDSTLIQGEVIEMLAAHAGHAAEVARVTEAAMRGELDFEASLRQRVSLLEGIDASALDEVYDAIVLAPGARTMVRTLRRLGYRFAIVSGGFSQITDRLAEDLGIHYSRANELEIVDGKLTGRIIGDVVDRAGKATALREFAEKVGVPEAAVIAIGDGANDLDMLNAAGLGIAYNAKPLVRSAADTSVNVPYLDAIVYLLGISREEIEAADAEFGIVTPAPPVA, encoded by the coding sequence ATGGACGCCCTGCCCGAGCACCACGAAGACCCGCCCAAGACACTGCTGATCACGCTGACCGGCAAGGACCGGCCGGGCGTGACCTCCTCGATCTTCTCGAGGCTCGCGGCCGCTGGTGTCGAGGTTCTCGACATCGAGCAGATCGTGCTGCGCCGCCGGCTCGTCCTCGGCGTGCTCGTCACCGCCCCGCGCGACTGGAAGAAGCTGCGCACCGTCATCGAGGAGACCGCGGCCGGGCTGGGCATGAACGTGGACGTCGACCGCGGCGTCGGCGACAACAAGGTCCGTCGCGAGGGACGATCACACGTCACGATCATCGGCTCCCCGCTCAAGGCCTCGGCGATGGCGGCCATCGCCGGCCGGATCGCCGACAGTGGCGCCAACATCGACCGCATCGAGCGGATGGCGCGCTACCCGGTCACCGCGATCGACCTCCACGTCTCCGGCACCAGCCCCGAGCAGCTGCGCACCCTGCTGGCGATCGAGGCCGCGACCCTGGGCGTCGACATCGCCGTCCAACCCGCCAACCTGATGCGCCGCGGCATGCGGCTGATCGTCATGGACGTCGACTCGACCCTCATCCAGGGCGAGGTGATCGAGATGCTCGCTGCCCACGCGGGCCATGCGGCCGAGGTCGCCCGGGTGACCGAGGCGGCGATGCGCGGCGAGCTCGACTTCGAGGCGTCCCTGCGGCAGCGCGTCAGCCTGCTCGAGGGCATCGACGCATCCGCCCTCGACGAGGTGTACGACGCCATCGTGCTCGCGCCCGGCGCCCGGACGATGGTGCGCACCCTGCGCCGGCTCGGCTACCGGTTCGCGATCGTCTCGGGCGGGTTCAGCCAGATCACCGACCGACTCGCCGAGGACCTCGGCATCCACTACTCGCGGGCCAACGAGCTCGAGATCGTCGACGGCAAGCTCACTGGCCGCATCATCGGCGACGTCGTCGACCGGGCAGGCAAGGCCACGGCGCTGCGCGAGTTCGCCGAGAAGGTCGGCGTGCCGGAAGCAGCCGTCATCGCGATCGGCGACGGCGCCAACGACCTCGACATGCTCAACGCGGCCGGGCTCGGCATCGCCTACAACGCCAAGCCCCTTGTACGCAGCGCCGCCGACACGTCCGTGAACGTGCCCTACCTCGACGCGATCGTCTATCTGCTCGGCATCTCCCGCGAGGAGATCGAGGCAGCCGACGCCGAGTTCGGCATCGTCACGCCCGCGCCACCAGTCGCCTGA
- a CDS encoding putative protein N(5)-glutamine methyltransferase: MADQLGVSEVAARLRESGSVFAEEEAELLLAQFDGSELAAAVLDRVAGEPLEHILGWAEFAGVRIHVAAGVFVPRRRSEILLQQALAHLPRHGLMVELCCGAAPVATAIAAARVDATVFASDHDPAAVACARLNLEPLGGHAEVGDMAASVPVEYVGRVDVLVANAPYVPTDEIALMPSEARLHEPAEALDGGPDGTNLQDLVAAAARPLLAPTGVVIIETSRRQADTTASRMLWRGFVPEVVLDDEVDGTCVIGRRQ, encoded by the coding sequence GTGGCTGACCAGCTCGGCGTCTCCGAGGTCGCCGCGCGGCTGCGCGAGTCGGGTTCGGTGTTCGCCGAGGAGGAGGCCGAGCTGCTGCTCGCGCAGTTCGACGGATCAGAGCTCGCGGCAGCGGTGCTCGACCGGGTGGCCGGCGAGCCGCTGGAGCACATCCTCGGCTGGGCGGAGTTCGCCGGAGTGCGGATCCACGTCGCGGCGGGCGTGTTCGTGCCGCGCAGGCGCAGCGAGATCCTGCTCCAGCAGGCGCTGGCGCACCTGCCTCGCCACGGACTGATGGTCGAGCTGTGCTGTGGCGCCGCACCCGTCGCGACCGCGATCGCGGCCGCCCGGGTCGACGCCACCGTCTTCGCGAGCGACCACGACCCCGCGGCGGTGGCGTGCGCGCGCCTCAACCTGGAGCCGCTCGGGGGGCACGCCGAGGTGGGTGACATGGCTGCCTCGGTGCCGGTCGAGTACGTCGGCCGCGTCGACGTTCTCGTCGCGAACGCGCCGTACGTGCCGACCGACGAGATCGCCCTGATGCCTTCGGAGGCCCGGCTGCACGAGCCGGCCGAGGCGCTCGACGGCGGTCCCGACGGCACCAACCTCCAGGACCTGGTGGCCGCAGCGGCCCGCCCACTGCTCGCGCCGACCGGCGTGGTGATCATCGAGACCAGCCGCCGGCAGGCCGACACCACGGCGTCGCGGATGCTCTGGCGCGGCTTCGTGCCCGAGGTGGTGCTGGACGACGAGGTCGACGGCACGTGCGTGATCGGTCGGCGGCAGTAG
- a CDS encoding histidine phosphatase family protein: MRHAKAEQVAASDMERTLTDRGRADAAEAGAWLASVDSVPDHVLVSSSVRTRETWATVADAAGWTVEPDFETALFSAGPESALDLLRLVDREARSLLVIGHNPTMGYLAQLLSDGLGDEVAMSEMAGGFPTCALTIFEYDGEWADLELGSARVAAFHVGRG, from the coding sequence ATGCGTCATGCCAAAGCCGAGCAGGTCGCCGCATCCGACATGGAACGCACCCTCACCGACCGCGGTCGAGCCGACGCCGCGGAGGCCGGCGCGTGGCTGGCGTCTGTCGACTCCGTGCCCGACCACGTGCTCGTCTCGAGCTCGGTGCGCACCCGCGAGACCTGGGCCACCGTCGCCGACGCGGCCGGCTGGACGGTCGAGCCCGACTTCGAGACCGCGTTGTTCTCCGCCGGGCCGGAGTCGGCCCTCGACCTGCTGCGGTTGGTGGACCGTGAGGCGCGGTCGCTGCTGGTCATCGGCCACAACCCGACGATGGGCTACCTCGCGCAGCTGCTCTCCGACGGCCTGGGCGACGAGGTGGCGATGAGCGAGATGGCGGGCGGCTTCCCGACGTGCGCGCTGACGATCTTCGAGTACGACGGCGAGTGGGCCGACCTCGAGCTCGGCTCGGCCAGGGTGGCCGCCTTCCACGTCGGCCGTGGCTGA
- a CDS encoding cyanophycinase: protein MPEHPHGPLLIIGGAEDKLRKRTLLTEFVTASGGPEARIAVIPTASSLGDEVTEVYDALFRRLGAADVVPVRPESRADATDPDLVARLASATGIFMTGGNQLKLSAIICGTPLGDAIVEAHQRGVVVAGTSAGASIQSSHMVAFGVGGSTPKQRMTQVAAGLGLVQSTVIDQHFDQRNRYGRLLMIVSQSPQLLGIGIDEDTAAIVTFEGGRELLRVAGRGAVTIFDGSHMVTNAYEAKRSSPLLASGVVLHILPAGQAFDLTNRQLVPYALEVAPEDAAEIAEAQQDMRQLARDIAAADRSPQALRARLARKRPSARTSPTSPDGDNA from the coding sequence ATGCCAGAACACCCCCATGGCCCGCTGCTCATCATCGGCGGCGCCGAGGACAAGCTCCGCAAGCGCACCCTGCTCACGGAGTTCGTCACCGCCAGCGGGGGCCCGGAGGCCCGCATCGCGGTCATCCCGACCGCCTCCTCGCTCGGCGACGAGGTCACCGAGGTGTACGACGCCCTGTTCCGGAGGCTGGGCGCGGCCGACGTGGTGCCGGTGCGCCCGGAGAGCCGCGCCGACGCCACCGACCCCGACCTGGTGGCCCGGCTCGCCTCGGCGACCGGCATCTTCATGACGGGCGGCAACCAGCTCAAGCTGTCCGCGATCATCTGCGGCACCCCGCTCGGTGACGCGATCGTGGAGGCTCACCAACGGGGTGTCGTGGTCGCCGGCACATCGGCAGGCGCCAGCATCCAGTCGTCGCACATGGTCGCCTTCGGCGTGGGCGGGTCGACCCCAAAGCAGCGGATGACCCAGGTGGCCGCCGGCCTCGGGCTGGTCCAGTCGACCGTGATCGACCAGCACTTCGACCAGCGCAACCGCTACGGTCGGCTGCTGATGATCGTCAGCCAGTCGCCGCAGCTCCTCGGCATCGGAATCGACGAGGACACCGCCGCCATCGTGACGTTCGAGGGCGGCCGTGAGCTGCTACGCGTGGCCGGTCGCGGGGCCGTGACGATCTTCGATGGATCACACATGGTGACCAACGCCTACGAGGCCAAGCGTTCGTCGCCCTTGCTCGCCAGCGGCGTCGTACTCCACATCCTGCCCGCGGGCCAGGCGTTCGACCTGACCAACCGGCAGCTGGTGCCCTATGCACTTGAGGTGGCGCCCGAGGACGCCGCCGAGATCGCCGAGGCCCAGCAAGACATGCGACAGCTCGCCCGTGACATTGCGGCAGCGGACCGGTCGCCGCAGGCGCTTCGGGCACGACTCGCCCGCAAGCGCCCGTCTGCCCGTACGTCCCCCACCTCCCCGGACGGAGACAACGCATGA
- the cphA gene encoding cyanophycin synthetase: MSERPTPDLRIVETRVYRGANVWSYDKAIHLVVDLGSLEQFPTNTLPGFTDELLSKLPGLREHSCSRGRRGGFVERLNEGTWLGHVAEHVALSLQQVVGHDIRRGKTRQVKGQTGVYNVVYGYVDEQVGLLSGKLAVRLVNHLVQGDPDLDWESELENFILKAERSAFGPSTQAILDEAVSRDIPWIRLNPHSLVQLGQGVHAKRIRATMTSNTSSIAVDVASDKDLTTKLLGAAGLPVPKQDSVRTADQAVTVARRIGWPVVVKPLDGNHGRGVCLNLTSDHDVREAFEIAKDQSRRGSVIVESFVTGKDYRCLIINGRMEAIAERVPAHVIGDGTATVEQLVELTNADPRRGVGHEKVLTRIKVDDAAIEVLVGQGHKLDSVPDRGEMVKLALTGNMSTGGISIDRTFEAHPENIEIAEEAARMIGLDIAGIDFICPDITEPVRETGGAICEVNAAPGFRMHTHPTIGEPQFISKPVVDMLFPPGAQSRIPIVAVTGTNGKTTTSRMISHIFKGMGRKVGMTSTDGVVIDERLIIKADASGPRSARMVLQNPRVDFAVFEVARGGILREGLGYERNDVAVVLNVQPDHLGLRGIDTIEQLADVKAVLVEAVPRDGHAVLNADDPLVREMRRRCSGQVVWFSMEEPGSEVREMIEAHCRRGGKALVLNPSDRGEMIVVKHGRREMQLAWTHLLPATFSGRARMNVQNALGAAAAAFAAGAPLHDIRQGLRTFSTNYYLSPGRLNEVEVSGVNVIVDYCHNAPGMKALGDFVDRLGESLESSHDLARPSRIGIIATAGDRRDEDMTELGTIAAQHFDVVIVREDEALRGRKRGDIAALVTEGVKAAMAEGSRCKQVETVLDEIKAVRRAMSRANKGDLVVVCVDKHGQVMSELENWSKTAQAGSGASDENPTADPDYVPAGNDA; this comes from the coding sequence ATGAGCGAGCGCCCCACACCCGACCTGCGGATCGTCGAGACCCGCGTCTACCGCGGCGCCAACGTGTGGTCCTACGACAAGGCCATCCACCTGGTCGTCGACCTCGGCTCGCTCGAGCAGTTCCCGACCAACACCCTGCCGGGGTTCACCGACGAGCTCCTTTCCAAGCTGCCCGGGCTGCGCGAGCACTCCTGCTCCCGCGGTCGCCGTGGCGGCTTCGTCGAGCGGCTCAACGAGGGCACCTGGCTGGGCCACGTCGCCGAGCACGTCGCGCTCTCGCTCCAGCAGGTCGTCGGCCACGACATCCGCCGCGGCAAGACCCGCCAGGTCAAGGGCCAGACCGGTGTCTACAACGTCGTCTACGGCTACGTCGACGAGCAGGTGGGGCTGCTGTCCGGCAAGCTCGCCGTACGACTGGTCAACCACCTCGTCCAGGGCGACCCCGACCTCGACTGGGAGTCCGAGCTCGAGAACTTCATCCTCAAGGCCGAGCGGTCGGCGTTCGGCCCGTCGACGCAGGCGATCCTCGACGAGGCCGTGTCGCGCGACATTCCGTGGATCCGTCTCAACCCGCACTCGCTGGTGCAGCTCGGCCAGGGCGTCCACGCCAAGCGCATCCGCGCCACGATGACCTCCAACACGTCGTCGATCGCGGTCGACGTCGCCTCCGACAAGGATCTCACCACCAAGCTGCTGGGCGCGGCCGGTCTCCCGGTGCCCAAGCAGGACTCCGTGCGTACGGCGGACCAGGCCGTCACGGTCGCCCGCCGGATCGGCTGGCCGGTCGTGGTCAAGCCGCTCGACGGCAACCACGGTCGCGGCGTCTGCCTGAACCTGACGAGCGACCACGACGTACGCGAGGCGTTCGAGATCGCCAAGGATCAGTCGCGTCGCGGCTCCGTGATCGTCGAGTCGTTCGTGACCGGCAAGGACTACCGCTGCCTGATCATCAACGGCCGCATGGAGGCGATTGCCGAGCGAGTTCCCGCCCACGTCATCGGCGACGGCACCGCCACGGTCGAGCAGCTGGTCGAGCTGACCAACGCCGACCCGCGGCGCGGTGTCGGTCACGAGAAGGTGCTCACCCGCATCAAGGTCGACGACGCCGCGATCGAGGTGCTCGTCGGCCAGGGGCACAAGCTGGACTCGGTTCCCGACCGGGGCGAGATGGTCAAGCTCGCGCTGACCGGCAACATGTCGACCGGCGGCATCTCCATCGACCGCACGTTCGAGGCGCACCCCGAGAACATCGAGATCGCCGAGGAAGCCGCGCGGATGATCGGCCTCGACATCGCCGGCATCGACTTCATCTGTCCCGACATCACCGAGCCCGTGCGTGAGACCGGCGGCGCGATCTGCGAGGTCAACGCCGCCCCGGGCTTCCGGATGCACACGCACCCGACCATCGGTGAGCCGCAGTTCATCTCCAAGCCGGTCGTCGACATGCTCTTCCCGCCGGGCGCCCAGAGCCGGATCCCGATCGTGGCCGTCACCGGCACCAATGGCAAGACCACCACCAGCCGGATGATCAGCCACATCTTCAAAGGCATGGGCCGGAAGGTCGGCATGACCTCGACAGACGGTGTCGTGATCGACGAGCGGCTGATCATCAAGGCCGATGCCTCCGGTCCGCGCAGCGCGCGGATGGTCCTCCAGAACCCCCGCGTCGACTTCGCGGTCTTCGAGGTCGCTCGTGGCGGCATCCTGCGCGAGGGTCTCGGCTATGAGCGCAACGACGTTGCCGTCGTACTCAACGTGCAGCCCGACCACCTCGGCCTCCGTGGCATCGACACCATCGAGCAGCTCGCCGACGTGAAGGCCGTGCTGGTCGAGGCGGTGCCGCGCGACGGGCATGCCGTGCTCAATGCGGACGACCCGCTGGTGCGCGAGATGCGCCGGCGGTGCTCGGGCCAGGTCGTGTGGTTCTCCATGGAGGAGCCGGGCTCCGAGGTGCGCGAGATGATCGAGGCGCACTGCCGCCGCGGCGGGAAGGCGCTCGTGCTCAACCCGTCCGACCGCGGCGAGATGATCGTCGTCAAGCACGGCCGCCGCGAGATGCAGCTGGCGTGGACGCACCTGCTGCCCGCGACGTTCAGTGGCCGGGCCCGGATGAACGTGCAGAACGCACTCGGCGCTGCTGCTGCGGCCTTCGCTGCCGGTGCACCGCTGCACGACATCCGTCAGGGCCTGCGCACCTTCTCGACCAACTACTACTTGTCCCCCGGGCGCCTCAACGAGGTCGAGGTCAGCGGCGTCAACGTGATCGTCGACTACTGCCACAACGCCCCCGGCATGAAGGCGCTCGGCGACTTCGTCGACCGCCTCGGCGAGTCGCTCGAGTCCTCGCACGACCTGGCCCGCCCCTCCCGCATCGGCATCATCGCCACGGCCGGCGACCGGCGCGACGAGGACATGACCGAGCTCGGCACCATCGCCGCCCAGCACTTCGACGTGGTCATCGTCCGTGAGGACGAGGCGCTGCGCGGTCGCAAGCGCGGCGACATCGCTGCCCTGGTCACCGAGGGCGTCAAGGCCGCCATGGCCGAGGGCAGCCGCTGCAAGCAGGTGGAGACGGTGCTCGACGAGATCAAGGCCGTACGCCGCGCGATGAGCCGCGCCAACAAGGGCGACCTGGTCGTCGTCTGCGTCGACAAGCACGGCCAGGTGATGTCGGAGCTGGAGAACTGGTCGAAGACCGCCCAGGCCGGGTCGGGCGCCTCCGACGAGAACCCCACCGCCGACCCCGACTACGTCCCCGCTGGAAACGATGCGTGA
- a CDS encoding Mur ligase family protein yields the protein MTSLVELRVLEGPNLYFPRAAIKLTLDIGAIATAPTDRAIRFARRIGLKNARPGEPETGFRQRFALRAVERLVRAIAAESGTARLAVRVRSTSDANQVVVAFPWRNRDRAQAMGLAVADVIDHLPSSDLDAVVSEAAVRVAESPRGAAPHTITPRVPVVAVTGTNGKTTTSRMIAHIARTNGMLVGWSNTDGIYVDGELIEAGDYSGPSGAGRVLAHENVQLAVTETARGGILLKGIGLTRNDVSVVTNVTADHLGLQGIDTVDQLAEVKAVVPRITRKQGWAVLNADDPRVYAMRSVIVATPWVFSRDPDSPGVREVLNDGGRATTVIDGWLCVLRPGADPDPLIELVDVPMTLAGLSRFNVENSLAAASASLAIGIPRDVVVEGLRTFRPDAEHNPGRMNFFTVPVTGGVVSVVMDLAHNEASLEAMLEIMNGVRGSGRRLILGLGAVGDRTDDLIEMLGEIGARDSDVAVIGHKERYLRGRSTEELDGLLRTGAARVGVTEIESWPTEVECLAAMVAQAEPGDVVGLMCHAERQECYDWITEHGGTADSPEALAAKVRVATAV from the coding sequence GTGACCTCACTCGTCGAACTCCGCGTCCTGGAGGGGCCAAACCTCTACTTCCCGAGGGCCGCGATCAAGCTGACCCTCGACATCGGTGCGATCGCCACCGCCCCCACCGACCGGGCCATCCGGTTCGCGCGCCGCATCGGCCTCAAGAACGCCCGGCCGGGGGAGCCCGAGACGGGGTTCCGGCAACGGTTCGCACTGCGTGCCGTCGAGCGGCTGGTGCGGGCCATCGCTGCCGAGTCGGGTACGGCGCGGCTCGCCGTACGCGTGCGATCGACCAGTGACGCAAACCAGGTCGTCGTGGCGTTCCCGTGGCGCAACCGGGACCGTGCCCAGGCGATGGGCCTGGCCGTCGCCGACGTGATCGACCACCTGCCCAGCAGCGACCTCGATGCCGTGGTCAGCGAGGCGGCGGTCCGGGTGGCGGAGTCGCCTCGTGGCGCGGCGCCGCACACGATCACCCCGCGGGTGCCCGTGGTCGCGGTGACCGGCACCAATGGCAAGACCACGACAAGCCGGATGATCGCGCACATCGCGCGGACCAACGGGATGCTCGTCGGCTGGTCGAACACCGACGGCATCTACGTCGACGGCGAGCTGATCGAGGCCGGTGACTACTCCGGCCCGAGTGGTGCGGGGCGGGTCCTGGCGCACGAGAACGTGCAGCTCGCGGTCACCGAGACCGCACGCGGTGGCATCCTGCTGAAGGGCATCGGCCTCACCCGCAACGACGTCTCCGTGGTCACCAACGTGACCGCCGACCACCTGGGTCTCCAGGGCATCGACACCGTCGACCAGCTCGCCGAGGTCAAGGCCGTCGTGCCGCGCATCACCCGCAAGCAGGGCTGGGCCGTGCTCAACGCCGACGACCCACGGGTCTATGCGATGAGGTCGGTGATCGTGGCCACGCCGTGGGTGTTCTCCCGCGACCCCGACTCGCCCGGCGTACGCGAGGTGCTTAACGACGGCGGCCGGGCGACGACCGTGATCGACGGCTGGCTGTGCGTGCTGCGGCCCGGCGCCGACCCCGACCCGCTGATCGAGCTGGTCGACGTGCCGATGACCCTTGCTGGTCTCTCGCGCTTCAATGTCGAGAACTCGCTGGCCGCGGCGTCGGCGTCGCTGGCGATCGGCATCCCGCGTGACGTCGTCGTCGAGGGGCTCCGGACCTTCCGTCCCGACGCCGAGCACAACCCGGGCCGGATGAACTTCTTCACCGTCCCCGTGACGGGCGGTGTCGTGTCCGTGGTCATGGACCTCGCCCACAACGAGGCCAGCCTCGAGGCGATGCTCGAGATCATGAACGGCGTCCGAGGTTCCGGTCGCCGGCTCATCCTCGGGCTCGGCGCGGTGGGTGACCGCACCGACGACCTGATCGAGATGCTCGGCGAGATCGGCGCCCGGGACAGCGACGTGGCGGTCATCGGGCACAAGGAGCGCTACCTCCGGGGCCGCAGCACCGAGGAGCTCGACGGTCTGCTTCGCACCGGCGCCGCCCGGGTCGGTGTGACCGAGATCGAGTCCTGGCCGACCGAGGTCGAGTGCTTGGCCGCGATGGTCGCGCAGGCCGAGCCGGGCGACGTGGTCGGGTTGATGTGCCACGCCGAGCGGCAGGAGTGCTACGACTGGATCACCGAGCACGGCGGCACCGCCGACAGCCCGGAAGCGCTGGCCGCGAAGGTGCGCGTCGCGACGGCGGTCTAA
- the fabI gene encoding enoyl-ACP reductase FabI, with the protein MGILDGKRILVAGVTMDSSIGFATAKVAQEQGATVLISNFGRALNITKRIAKRLPTEPPVIELDVTDQAHLDGLADAVREHVDGLDGVVHSIAYGNPATLLGGKFLEGPWDDVAQALQVSAYSLKSLAVASRPLMSSGGSIVGLTFDATNAWPAYDWMGVAKAALESTSRYLARDLGPDGIRCNLVAAGPLKTLAAKAIPGFEDLESAWKDRAPLGWNESDHEPTAKAVCALLSDFFPATTGEIVHVDGGFHAMGL; encoded by the coding sequence ATGGGAATCCTCGACGGAAAGCGCATCCTCGTGGCCGGCGTGACGATGGATTCCTCCATCGGCTTCGCCACCGCGAAGGTCGCCCAGGAGCAGGGCGCGACGGTGCTCATCTCCAACTTCGGCCGCGCCCTCAACATCACCAAGCGCATCGCCAAGCGGCTGCCGACCGAGCCGCCGGTGATCGAGCTCGACGTCACCGACCAGGCGCACCTGGACGGCCTGGCCGACGCCGTACGCGAGCACGTCGACGGCCTCGACGGGGTTGTGCACTCGATCGCCTACGGCAACCCCGCGACGCTGCTCGGCGGCAAGTTCCTCGAGGGCCCGTGGGACGACGTCGCGCAGGCGCTCCAAGTCTCGGCGTACTCTTTGAAGTCGCTGGCAGTGGCCTCTCGCCCGCTGATGTCTTCCGGTGGCTCGATCGTCGGGTTGACGTTCGACGCGACCAACGCATGGCCGGCGTACGACTGGATGGGCGTGGCCAAGGCTGCCCTCGAGTCGACCTCGCGCTACCTCGCCCGCGACCTGGGCCCTGACGGCATCCGCTGCAACCTCGTCGCGGCCGGCCCGCTCAAGACCCTGGCCGCCAAGGCGATCCCGGGCTTCGAGGACCTCGAGTCGGCATGGAAGGACCGCGCCCCCCTCGGCTGGAACGAGTCCGACCACGAGCCCACCGCCAAGGCCGTCTGCGCCCTGCTGTCGGACTTCTTCCCCGCCACCACCGGCGAGATCGTGCACGTCGACGGTGGCTTCCACGCGATGGGACTCTGA
- a CDS encoding beta-ketoacyl-ACP reductase, with translation MSEPRSVLVTGGNRGIGRAIAEAFIAGGDKVAVTTRSGGAPDGALDLRCDITDQAAVDAAFAQIEEAHGPVEVLVANAGITADTLVLRMSDDDWDSVIATNLTGSFRLARRASKGMLRLRRGRIIFISSVVGLLGSAGQVNYAASKSGLVGMARSLARELGSRSITANVVSPGFVETDMTSVLTDDQKKKIKDQVPLGRYATPDEVASAVAWLASDGAAYVTGAVIPVDGGLGMGH, from the coding sequence GTGAGTGAACCTCGTTCCGTCCTGGTCACCGGTGGCAACCGGGGCATCGGTCGTGCCATCGCCGAAGCGTTCATCGCGGGCGGCGACAAGGTCGCGGTGACGACGCGCAGCGGGGGAGCGCCCGACGGCGCTCTCGACCTGCGCTGCGACATCACCGACCAGGCCGCCGTCGACGCCGCGTTCGCCCAGATCGAGGAGGCGCACGGGCCAGTCGAGGTGCTCGTCGCCAACGCCGGCATCACCGCCGACACCCTGGTGCTGCGGATGTCCGACGACGACTGGGACAGCGTCATCGCCACCAACCTCACCGGCTCCTTCCGGCTGGCCAGGCGGGCCTCCAAGGGCATGCTCCGGCTGCGCCGGGGCCGCATCATCTTCATCTCCTCGGTGGTCGGCCTGCTCGGCTCCGCCGGCCAGGTCAACTACGCCGCCTCCAAGTCCGGACTCGTGGGCATGGCCCGGTCGCTGGCGCGTGAGCTCGGCAGCCGCTCGATCACGGCCAACGTCGTGTCTCCCGGCTTCGTCGAGACCGACATGACCTCGGTGCTCACCGACGACCAGAAGAAGAAGATCAAGGACCAGGTGCCGTTGGGGCGCTACGCCACTCCGGACGAAGTTGCGTCCGCGGTTGCGTGGCTCGCCTCCGACGGCGCGGCGTACGTCACCGGGGCGGTCATTCCGGTCGACGGTGGACTCGGAATGGGGCACTGA
- a CDS encoding dodecin: MSNRTYRVSEIVGTSPDGIDQAIENGIARAGQTLRHIDWFEVTQIRGQAKDGVVEHYQVGMKVGFRLEDE, translated from the coding sequence ATGTCCAATCGCACGTACCGAGTCAGCGAGATCGTCGGCACCTCTCCCGACGGCATCGACCAGGCAATCGAGAACGGCATCGCCCGAGCCGGGCAGACGCTTCGCCACATCGACTGGTTCGAGGTCACCCAGATCCGTGGCCAGGCCAAGGACGGCGTCGTGGAGCACTACCAGGTCGGCATGAAGGTCGGCTTCCGTCTCGAGGACGAATGA
- a CDS encoding DUF3099 domain-containing protein has product MARRHAHDDAAAVRITTAAESREADISARQRRYVISMSIRTLCFIGAILVGPGWLRWVLVAGALLLPYIAVVMANVAAPRSDDFALRQDLSRNALPASPTEPSGTPPATPGSGPDSPGRHGP; this is encoded by the coding sequence ATGGCTCGCCGGCATGCCCACGACGATGCAGCAGCGGTCCGGATCACGACCGCCGCCGAGAGTCGCGAGGCCGACATCTCTGCTCGTCAGCGTCGCTACGTGATCTCCATGAGCATCCGCACCCTGTGCTTCATCGGAGCGATCCTCGTCGGCCCGGGCTGGCTGCGCTGGGTGCTCGTCGCCGGGGCCCTCCTGCTTCCCTACATCGCCGTGGTGATGGCCAACGTCGCCGCGCCTCGATCCGACGACTTCGCGCTGCGCCAGGACCTCTCGCGCAACGCCCTTCCCGCAAGCCCCACAGAGCCTTCCGGGACGCCTCCGGCAACCCCCGGTTCGGGGCCCGACTCGCCCGGGCGACATGGCCCGTGA
- a CDS encoding acetone carboxylase — translation MDQPVEPPVCSAKGCTAPAVWDLQWNNPKIHTPDRRKIWLACGDHRESLSQFLGARQFLRDVVPHQD, via the coding sequence ATGGACCAGCCCGTCGAGCCGCCCGTCTGCTCGGCCAAGGGCTGCACCGCGCCGGCCGTCTGGGATCTCCAGTGGAACAACCCCAAGATCCACACGCCCGACCGTCGCAAGATCTGGCTGGCGTGCGGCGATCACCGCGAGAGTCTCTCGCAGTTCCTCGGGGCCCGGCAGTTCCTGCGTGACGTGGTGCCGCACCAGGACTGA